The following are encoded together in the Adhaeribacter arboris genome:
- the pdxH gene encoding pyridoxamine 5'-phosphate oxidase — translation MPLTVDLASIRKNYSLQELNESSVAAHPYQQFDTWLQAAIQAALPEPTAMVLATADPVGTPSARVVLLKGVTAEGFLFFTNYLSHKGQDIAHNSAVALTFFWPELERQVRIEGKVEKTTENESDAYFWSRPLGSQIGAWASPQSKRVTNRQELEEAHEQYTAKFAGLPKIPRPEHWGGYLVRAHLVEFWQGRPNRLHDRIVYTKNVTNADWQISRLAP, via the coding sequence ATGCCTTTAACTGTTGATCTTGCCAGTATTCGGAAAAACTATTCTTTACAGGAATTAAATGAAAGCAGTGTGGCGGCTCATCCTTACCAACAATTTGATACGTGGCTGCAGGCAGCTATTCAAGCGGCTTTGCCCGAACCAACGGCTATGGTTTTAGCTACCGCCGATCCGGTGGGAACTCCTTCGGCCCGGGTGGTTTTGCTTAAAGGTGTAACTGCGGAAGGGTTTCTTTTTTTTACCAATTATCTCAGCCACAAAGGGCAAGACATAGCCCATAACTCAGCAGTAGCGCTTACTTTTTTTTGGCCCGAGCTGGAACGGCAGGTACGAATTGAGGGGAAAGTAGAAAAAACAACGGAAAACGAATCCGATGCCTATTTCTGGAGCCGGCCCCTTGGCAGCCAAATTGGCGCCTGGGCTTCGCCGCAAAGTAAAAGGGTTACCAACCGGCAAGAACTGGAAGAAGCCCACGAACAGTATACCGCTAAGTTTGCGGGTTTACCTAAAATCCCCCGACCCGAACATTGGGGAGGTTACTTAGTACGGGCCCACTTAGTAGAATTTTGGCAAGGCCGCCCTAATCGGCTGCACGATCGCATTGTGTACACTAAAAATGTAACGAATGCTGACTGGCAGATTTCGCGACTTGCTCCTTGA
- a CDS encoding DUF1015 domain-containing protein encodes MAEIIPLRGWRYNQELSNSIQDLTSPLFDVVSLKQREALYQNSYNSIHLSVPQGTFPAKEAAQLLQTWKTEGILKQDYLPGIYVYYQYFRLPGSEQEHCRKGFMCQIKAYDWDEQVLLRHENTIPASVNDRIDLLTETQLQVSPTHGLYTDPDFLLEKYMDESIQAPLHESEDYQGVRDVVAVIQDAAAVREFIRVLKDKQVLLADGHHRYESSLQYRKASRAANPDHTGTESYNYHFIYLTNTEGCDLRILPTHRLFRHLPLSSEEFLSKIAAYFTIIPLADPFDLNEIIIGKKWAFGLYLRGKPYKIRLKTEVHADISWPLPAVVKELDLTVLHYFVLEKILGISQEAQRTSTEIQYIRNFAECLSRVDHEEAEVAFITNGVTIEQVKTVCYSGALMPQKSTFFYPKVISGFVFSSIKQNEFYLEVSPCL; translated from the coding sequence TTGGCCGAAATTATTCCCTTGCGGGGCTGGCGTTATAACCAGGAACTTAGCAACTCCATTCAGGATTTAACTTCCCCGCTTTTTGATGTGGTTTCTTTAAAACAGCGGGAAGCGCTTTATCAAAATTCCTATAATAGCATTCATTTATCGGTACCCCAGGGTACTTTTCCCGCTAAAGAAGCCGCCCAATTGCTGCAAACCTGGAAAACGGAAGGCATCCTAAAACAAGATTATTTACCGGGTATTTACGTTTATTACCAATACTTCCGGCTACCTGGGTCGGAGCAGGAACACTGCCGGAAAGGGTTTATGTGCCAAATAAAGGCGTACGACTGGGACGAACAAGTTTTGTTGCGTCACGAAAATACCATTCCGGCCTCGGTAAACGACCGGATTGACTTGTTAACCGAAACCCAGTTGCAGGTTAGTCCTACTCACGGCTTATACACCGATCCGGATTTTTTGCTCGAAAAGTACATGGACGAAAGCATCCAGGCGCCCTTACACGAAAGTGAAGATTACCAAGGCGTGCGGGATGTGGTAGCTGTTATTCAGGATGCTGCTGCCGTTCGAGAATTTATACGCGTATTAAAAGACAAACAGGTGTTGCTGGCCGATGGCCATCACCGCTACGAAAGCTCGTTGCAGTACCGAAAAGCCAGCAGGGCGGCAAACCCGGACCACACCGGAACTGAATCGTATAATTACCATTTTATTTACCTGACGAACACTGAAGGTTGCGATTTACGCATTTTACCCACGCACCGCTTATTCCGGCATTTGCCTTTAAGTTCCGAAGAATTCTTATCTAAAATTGCCGCTTATTTTACCATTATTCCTCTAGCGGACCCGTTTGACCTGAACGAGATTATCATTGGAAAAAAATGGGCCTTTGGGCTTTACCTGCGCGGAAAACCATACAAAATTCGCCTCAAGACCGAGGTTCACGCCGACATTAGCTGGCCCTTGCCCGCGGTGGTAAAAGAACTGGATTTAACGGTACTACATTATTTTGTGCTGGAAAAAATTCTCGGCATTTCGCAAGAGGCGCAGCGCACCAGTACTGAAATTCAGTACATTCGGAATTTTGCCGAATGTTTAAGCCGGGTAGATCACGAGGAGGCCGAGGTAGCTTTTATTACCAATGGAGTTACGATAGAGCAGGTTAAAACAGTTTGTTACAGCGGGGCGCTCATGCCTCAGAAATCAACTTTTTTCTACCCGAAAGTAATCAGTGGATTTGTATTTAGTTCGATTAAACAAAATGAATTTTACCTCGAAGTTAGTCCTTGCCTCTAA
- a CDS encoding YqgE/AlgH family protein produces the protein MTKVKSGSILISEPFLGDPNFERTVVLVCKHDEEGSFGLVLNRKTNLKLSDVPELEHLNFDMELHVGGPMEHNTLHYIHQLTELTESITLGSHVFWGGDFEQLKFLLNTSKIDPDDIRFFLGYSGWSAGQLEDEIKNNVWIVNNSATDNLFHLNTDSLWRDILKQMGGKYKILSNYPIDPSLN, from the coding sequence ATGACGAAAGTTAAAAGTGGCAGTATACTTATTTCTGAACCTTTTTTAGGCGACCCAAATTTTGAACGTACCGTAGTGCTGGTTTGCAAACACGATGAAGAAGGATCTTTTGGACTGGTACTGAACCGTAAAACCAATCTTAAGTTAAGTGATGTGCCCGAATTAGAACACCTGAACTTTGATATGGAACTGCATGTAGGCGGGCCCATGGAACATAATACTTTGCATTACATTCACCAGCTTACGGAATTAACCGAATCTATAACCTTAGGTTCTCATGTTTTTTGGGGCGGTGATTTTGAACAACTTAAATTTTTATTAAATACCAGTAAAATAGACCCGGACGACATCCGATTCTTTTTAGGTTATTCCGGTTGGTCGGCAGGCCAGTTGGAGGATGAAATAAAAAATAATGTTTGGATAGTAAATAATTCAGCAACTGATAATCTATTTCATTTAAATACGGATTCACTCTGGCGCGATATACTAAAACAAATGGGGGGGAAATACAAGATATTGTCTAATTACCCCATAGATCCAAGTTTAAATTAA